TCTTTCCTAAAGTCGGAAGGACTGGGTGACCGGACGATTCATAACCACATCATGCGTATCTGCACCCTCCTGAAGTCGCGCGGAGTGGTCGGTGTGCTGAGCGCCGCTGACAAGCCGAAGTATGACGAGAAGGAGGTCGAGGCCTACACATCGGATCAGTTGAACGCTCTCTTCGCCGCCGCTGATCCAGAAGAACGAGAGACCTTCGAGTTCTTCCTTGCGACGGGCCTGCGCGAGCAGGAGGTAATGTTCACGACCTGGAAGAACATAGACTCCCAGGGAATGGTCGTGAAGGTTCGCTCCAAGCCCGAGATGGGCTTCAGGATCAAAGACAAAGAGGAGAGGTCG
This is a stretch of genomic DNA from Granulicella aggregans. It encodes these proteins:
- a CDS encoding tyrosine-type recombinase/integrase gives rise to the protein MSFLKSEGLGDRTIHNHIMRICTLLKSRGVVGVLSAADKPKYDEKEVEAYTSDQLNALFAAADPEERETFEFFLATGLREQEVMFTTWKNIDSQGMVVKVRSKPEMGFRIKDKEERSVPVPDTLIASLLARKKRSTSMLVFPGPTGKPNGHFLRSLKTLAFRAGLNCGECVNKTGHSCAT